A genomic segment from Colletotrichum higginsianum IMI 349063 chromosome 5, whole genome shotgun sequence encodes:
- a CDS encoding RNAse P Rpr2/Rpp21/SNM1 subunit domain-containing protein — MAKPKSESLPNRHAYTRVSYLHQAASYLATVQSRPGTDSTSNSSQAHDAPRVTSLGKHSTMRTTDTVARRFVSDIRAVSLKAQIRPSPLLKQMMCKYCDSLLVEGKTCSTRVENMSKGGKKPWADVMVTKCQTCGNVKRFPVSAPRQKRRPFREPKVVGEQEATPAVSDMSTGND; from the coding sequence ATGGCAAAGCCTAAAAGTGAGAGTCTGCCAAACCGGCACGCGTACACGCGCGTCTCCTACCTGCACCAGGCCGCCTCGTACCTGGCTACTGTGCAGTCGCGGCCTGGCACTGACTCAACCTCCAACTCATCGCAGGCTCACGATGCTCCTCGTGTCACCAGTCTCGGGAAGCACTCGACGATGAGAACAACCGATACAGTTGCCCGGCGTTTCGTTTCCGACATCCGGGCCGTCTCCCTCAAGGCCCAGATCCGCCCGAGCCCGTTGCTCAAGCAGATGATGTGCAAGTACTGTGACTCTCTGCTCGTGGAGGGGAAGACGTGCTCCACGAGGGTTGAGAACATgagcaagggcggcaagaAGCCCTGGGCCGATGTCATGGTCACCAAGTGCCAGACTTGCGGCAACGTCAAGCGGTTCCCGGTCAGCGCGCCCAGGCAAAAGCGGCGGCCGTTTCGAGAGCCAAAGGTCGTGGGAGAGCAAGAAGCGACGCCTGCAGTTTCTGACATGTCGACTGGAAATGATTGA
- a CDS encoding ATP-dependent RNA helicase SUB2 gives MSAEEDLIDYSDEELQTNETAAASNGKKADAAAGNNVDKKGSYVGIHSTGFRDFLLKPELLRAIGDCGFEHPSEVQQTCIPQALLGGDIICQAKSGLGKTAVFVLTTLQQVEPVQGEVSVLVMCHTRELAFQIRNEYNRFSKYMPDIKTGVFYGGTPIQKDVETIKNKETCPHIIVGTPGRLNALVRDKVLRLGSVRIFVLDECDKMLDQIDMRRDVQEIFRATPTQKQVMMFSATLSDEIKPICRKFMQNPTEHYVDEDTKLTLHGLQQYYIKLEEREKNRKLNELLDDLQFNQVIIFVKSTLRATELDKLLRECNFPSIAVHSGVSQEERIRRYKEFKEFNKRICVATDVFGRGIDIERINLAINYDLPADADSYLHRVGRAGRFGTKGLAISFVSTDQDQEVLKAIEKRFEVALPEFPKEGIDASTYMAS, from the exons ATGTCTGCTGAGGAGGATCTCATCGACTActccgacgaggagcttCAGACCAacgagacggccgccgcctcgaacGGAAAGAAGgctgacgccgccgctggcaACAATGTCGACAAGAAGGGCAGCTATGTCGGCATCCACTCGACCGGTTTCCGCGACTTCCTCTTGAAGCCCGAGCTTCTCCGCGCTATTGGCGATTGCGGTTTCGAGCATCCTTCGGAGG TCCAACAAACCTGCATTCCCCAGGCTCTCCTCGGTGGAGATATTATCTGCCAGGCCAAGTCTGGTCTCGGAAAGACGGCCGTCTTTGTCTTGACGACCCTCCAACAAGTCGAGCCTGTCCAGGGCGAGGTCTCTGTGTTGGTTATGTGCCACACTCGTGAGCTCGCTTTCCAGATTCGCAACGAGTACAACCGCTTCAGCAAGTACATGCCCGACATCAAGACCGGCGTGTTCTACGGTGGCACTCCCATTCAGAAGGACGTTGAGACGATCAAGAACAAGGAGACCTGCCCTCACATCATCGTGGGCACCCCTGGCCGACTTAACGCGTTGGTTCGCGACAAGGTTCTCCGCCTCGGCAGCGTCCGCATCTTCGTTCTTGACGAGTGCGACAAGATGCTCGACCAGATCG ACATGCGCCGTGACGTCCAGGAGATCTTCCGCGCCACCCCCACCCAGAAGCAGGTCATGATGTTCTCGGCCACTCTGTCTGACGAGATCAAGCCTATCTGCCGAAAGTTCATGCAGAACCCTACTGAGCActacgtcgacgaggacacTAAGCTCACCCTGCATGGTCTGCAGCAATACTACatcaagctcgaggagcgCGAGAAGAACCGCAAGCTCAACGAGCTTCTGGACGACCTCCAGTTCAACCAAGTCATCATCTTTGTCAAGAGCACGCTGCGCGCGACCGAGCTGGACAAGTTGCTGAGAGAGTGCAACTTCCCCTCCATCGCAGTCCACTCCGGCGTCAGCCAGGAGGAGCGTATCCGCCGTTACAAGGAGTTCAAGGAGTTCAACAAGCGCATCTGCGTTGCCACCGACGTCTTTGGCAGAGGTATCGACATTGAGCGCATCAACTTGGCCATCAACTACGACCTgcccgccgatgccgacTCTTACCTGCACAGAGTCGGTCGTGCTGGCCGTTTCGGTACCAAGGGTCTTGCCATCTCCTTTGTGAGCACcgaccaggaccaggaggttctcaaggccatcgagaagcGCTTTGAGGTTGCTCTTCC TGAGTTCCCCAAGGAGGGTATCGACGCCAGCACCTACATGGCCTCTTAA